In Dromaius novaehollandiae isolate bDroNov1 chromosome 4, bDroNov1.hap1, whole genome shotgun sequence, a single genomic region encodes these proteins:
- the TMEM154 gene encoding transmembrane protein 154 isoform X4 translates to MLPTITVTPPPAMPTRSSTTVDDHEHVATRATESSFETKSASTELTTVSNNDSLERAEQSTLIYVVPVVLLVLLILLITFFVIHHKRKKSKQDELGSENVKSPIFEEDTPSVMEIEMEELDKWMNSMNKNAECECLPTVKEEEKESIASPRMNFVPKLLFRVSDFLI, encoded by the exons ATGTTACCCACCATTACAGTAacacctcctcctgctatgcctaCTAGATCTTCTACGACTGTGGATGACCATGAACATGTTGCTACAAGAGCTACTGAGAGCAGCTTTGAAACAAAAAGTGCAAGTACTGAATTGACTACTGTGAGCAATAATGACAGCCTAGAAAGAGCAGAACAGTCTACCTTGATATATGTTGTCCCCGTCGTGCTGCTGGTCCTGCTGATTTTGCTGATCACGTTTTTTGTAATAcatcataaaaggaaaaagtctAAACAAG atgagCTGGGAAGTGAAAATGTAAAAAG TCCTATTTTTGAAGAAGACACACCCTCTGTTATGGAGATAGAAATGGAAGAGCTTGATAAATGGATGAACAGCATGAACAAAAATG CTGAATGTGAATGTCTGCCTActgtaaaagaagaagaaaaagaatcaatTGCCAGCCCAAG aatgaattttGTTCCAAAACTACTTTTCAGAGTAAGTGACTTTTTAATATAa